A genomic region of Coleofasciculus sp. FACHB-T130 contains the following coding sequences:
- a CDS encoding inositol monophosphatase family protein: MTDFWEKVLSFAQETTVRLGEQLLQDFGQIQAEHKADGSLVTQADKWADREIREAIARTFPSHDVLSEEAEHTFFGSEWCWVIDPVDGTTNFTRGIPIWGISMGLLYQGTPVFGYVYFPPTRQSFHGFWHGEGGDNGAFLNNRPIHTSPDAPSNSHFFCVCARSTSILQKPFPCKIRMLGVTTYNFLAVASGTSLGGVESTPKVWDIAAVWAILQAAGGVWIPLNSKPVFPLQKGVNYGSISFPTLVVSRPELVPTFQPLVQFLGNNN, translated from the coding sequence ATGACAGATTTTTGGGAGAAGGTTCTCAGCTTTGCACAAGAGACGACTGTTAGACTCGGTGAGCAACTGCTGCAAGATTTTGGACAGATCCAGGCAGAACATAAAGCAGATGGGAGTTTGGTAACGCAGGCAGATAAGTGGGCGGATCGAGAAATTCGAGAAGCGATCGCGCGCACATTCCCCAGCCACGATGTTTTGAGTGAAGAGGCAGAACATACCTTTTTCGGTTCCGAATGGTGCTGGGTCATCGATCCGGTTGATGGCACCACCAATTTCACGCGGGGAATTCCAATCTGGGGAATTTCAATGGGGTTGCTTTATCAAGGCACTCCGGTATTCGGGTACGTGTATTTCCCCCCCACCAGGCAATCTTTTCACGGCTTTTGGCACGGTGAAGGCGGTGACAATGGTGCTTTTTTAAATAATCGCCCGATTCACACTAGTCCAGATGCTCCGAGTAATAGTCACTTCTTCTGCGTGTGTGCCAGAAGTACCTCTATCTTGCAGAAACCTTTCCCCTGCAAAATCCGGATGCTGGGCGTCACCACCTACAATTTCCTGGCAGTTGCTTCCGGTACCAGCTTGGGCGGGGTTGAATCTACCCCCAAAGTTTGGGATATTGCAGCAGTTTGGGCAATTTTGCAGGCGGCGGGTGGGGTTTGGATACCGCTGAATTCAAAACCTGTGTTTCCTTTGCAAAAAGGAGTGAATTATGGCAGTATTTCTTTCCCCACTTTAGTCGTGAGTCGTCCCGAACTCGTCCCAACTTTTCAACCTTTAGTGCAATTTTTGGGCAATAACAATTGA
- a CDS encoding BCD family MFS transporter: MATGDISNLQPEDSKPRESFPPKVNLFTMFRLGLFQMGLGMMSVLALGILNRVMIGELAIPATIAAGALAMHQFVAPVRVWFGQMSDAKPILGYHRTGYVWIGATLFAIASFLAVQVMWRLGNVVQAAGGWSWTTQTYGWTGLLALVFVFYGVALSMSSTPFAAMLVDVSDEDNRSKLVGIVWSMLMVGIVIGAILGSSLLKQVGTDAPLSALQASIDRLFMIVPATVVGLALLATVGVEKKYSRYTSRSTLVEREDSITLGKALRVLTANRQTGIFFTFLLVMTISLFMQEAVLEPYGGEVFRMPVSETTKLNAYWGLGTLIGISSTGFLIVPRLGKQKTAKLGCLLVAACFVLIILSGFSQNQKLLQGALFLFGLASGVTTTGAISLMLDLTAAETAGTFIGAWGLAQAMARALATVTGGAVLDVGKQLFANPVLSYGLVFALQAVGMVLAVWFLSRVNVSEFRTDAKNAIATVLEGELD; encoded by the coding sequence ATGGCAACAGGTGATATATCAAATTTGCAACCAGAAGACTCGAAACCCCGCGAGTCATTTCCTCCCAAGGTGAATTTATTCACCATGTTCCGACTCGGCTTATTTCAGATGGGATTGGGGATGATGTCCGTTTTGGCGCTGGGCATCCTCAACAGAGTCATGATTGGGGAGTTAGCAATTCCTGCCACAATTGCTGCGGGTGCCTTAGCGATGCACCAGTTTGTTGCCCCAGTGCGAGTGTGGTTTGGGCAAATGTCGGATGCAAAGCCGATATTGGGGTATCACCGCACGGGTTATGTGTGGATAGGCGCGACACTATTTGCGATCGCATCCTTCCTCGCCGTACAAGTAATGTGGCGGCTGGGCAATGTGGTGCAAGCTGCCGGGGGTTGGTCGTGGACAACCCAAACCTACGGCTGGACTGGTTTGCTGGCACTTGTCTTCGTGTTTTATGGCGTGGCGCTGAGTATGAGTTCGACTCCCTTTGCCGCGATGTTGGTGGATGTTTCCGATGAAGATAATCGTTCTAAACTCGTCGGGATTGTCTGGTCTATGTTGATGGTGGGAATTGTTATCGGGGCAATTCTCGGCAGCAGTTTGCTCAAGCAAGTCGGCACAGACGCACCCCTATCAGCATTGCAAGCCTCGATCGACCGCTTGTTTATGATTGTACCGGCGACCGTGGTGGGTCTGGCATTGCTGGCGACGGTGGGCGTCGAGAAAAAATATTCCCGCTATACCTCTCGTTCCACTTTAGTAGAGCGAGAAGATAGCATTACCTTGGGTAAGGCATTGCGAGTGTTAACCGCTAACCGGCAAACGGGAATCTTTTTTACGTTTTTGCTGGTGATGACGATTAGTTTGTTTATGCAGGAAGCAGTCTTAGAACCTTATGGGGGCGAGGTTTTCCGAATGCCAGTTTCGGAAACAACCAAGCTGAATGCTTACTGGGGACTGGGAACCCTGATTGGAATTAGCAGCACTGGTTTTTTGATTGTGCCGCGCCTAGGTAAGCAAAAAACCGCTAAGCTAGGCTGTTTGTTAGTAGCCGCTTGTTTTGTGTTGATTATCCTGTCAGGATTTAGCCAAAATCAAAAGTTATTGCAGGGTGCGTTATTCTTGTTTGGGCTTGCCTCTGGCGTCACAACCACCGGCGCGATTAGCTTAATGCTGGATCTGACAGCAGCGGAAACAGCCGGTACGTTTATCGGTGCTTGGGGATTGGCGCAGGCAATGGCACGGGCACTGGCAACCGTGACGGGAGGTGCTGTTTTGGATGTGGGGAAACAGCTATTTGCAAACCCGGTACTCTCTTATGGATTGGTATTTGCGCTGCAAGCCGTGGGGATGGTGCTAGCGGTTTGGTTCCTCAGTCGGGTAAATGTGTCAGAATTTCGCACAGATGCCAAAAATGCGATCGCAACTGTCCTGGAAGGTGAATTAGACTAA
- a CDS encoding glycosyltransferase family 4 protein — MENKNRLKILLVANTGWYLYNFRLPLARFLRLQGIEVVLVSPWDAYVERLEAEGFRWIQLRLSRRSINPLVELLTIAHLTYIYLREKPSAVHHFTIKCVLYGTIGAKLSRTRAVVNAVTGLGYIFISTEWKARTLQPIIRFLYRQILTARRVRVVFQNMDDLQAFADRKLIVPDRTILIRSSGVDLKRFSPRPSHPDAPPAPVVLFAARLLVDKGLIEYVEAARILKTKGVCATFQIAGVPDTGNPSSISETTLEQWRREGAVDLLGYVEKMENPIALSTVVVLPSYREGVPRILLEAAAMGKPLVATDVPGCREVVIPGKNGFLVPVKNARLLANAIEVLLKDPDLCKAMGEAGREKVLREFDDQDVVRRTAKIYEVIGVRLSSDMAATEQ, encoded by the coding sequence GTGGAAAACAAAAATCGCCTGAAAATTTTGCTAGTTGCTAATACGGGCTGGTATCTTTATAACTTCCGTCTGCCTCTAGCTAGATTTCTGCGTCTTCAGGGAATCGAAGTCGTTTTAGTTTCCCCTTGGGATGCCTACGTCGAAAGGCTGGAAGCAGAAGGGTTTCGTTGGATTCAACTGCGGCTGAGTCGGCGGAGTATCAACCCTCTCGTAGAACTCTTAACCATTGCTCACTTAACATACATTTACCTTCGTGAGAAGCCCTCCGCTGTCCATCACTTTACAATTAAGTGCGTTCTGTACGGAACGATTGGTGCAAAGCTTAGTAGAACGAGAGCAGTGGTGAATGCTGTAACCGGTTTGGGCTACATCTTTATTAGCACCGAGTGGAAGGCTCGTACTTTACAACCGATTATCCGGTTTCTGTATCGGCAGATATTGACTGCTCGTAGGGTGAGGGTTGTGTTCCAGAATATGGATGATCTGCAAGCTTTTGCAGATCGAAAGTTGATCGTTCCGGACCGGACGATACTAATCAGAAGCTCTGGTGTTGACTTGAAGCGCTTTTCACCACGTCCCAGTCACCCCGATGCTCCACCTGCTCCGGTTGTGTTGTTCGCCGCTAGGCTGCTAGTTGATAAGGGTCTGATTGAATACGTTGAAGCTGCCCGCATCCTCAAAACAAAAGGAGTCTGCGCGACGTTTCAAATAGCAGGTGTCCCAGACACCGGAAATCCATCTTCAATTTCTGAGACGACCTTGGAGCAGTGGCGCAGGGAAGGAGCGGTTGACCTTCTAGGGTATGTAGAGAAGATGGAAAACCCAATCGCCTTATCAACCGTTGTTGTGCTTCCTTCCTACCGGGAAGGTGTGCCTCGGATTTTACTAGAAGCCGCTGCGATGGGGAAACCACTGGTCGCAACGGATGTCCCTGGCTGTCGAGAGGTGGTTATTCCTGGCAAAAATGGCTTTCTAGTTCCCGTTAAAAATGCTCGGCTGCTGGCTAATGCCATTGAGGTCCTCCTGAAAGATCCAGACCTGTGCAAAGCAATGGGGGAAGCCGGGAGAGAGAAGGTATTACGTGAATTCGATGACCAGGATGTGGTAAGAAGGACGGCAAAAATCTACGAAGTAATAGGAGTAAGACTATCAAGCGACATGGCAGCAACTGAGCAATAG
- a CDS encoding nucleotide sugar dehydrogenase, which yields MSDRKAFRQTNRIAVIGLGYVGLPVALAFAKKFPGTIGFDSNVEKVKILMQGIDPARQVSNDDLKISNLRISTAIANLAEANFFVVAVPTPIDRNHRPDLTCLIQASETIGKVLQPGAVIVYESTVYPGVTEDICGPVLAKVSGLQQGIDFKLGYSPERINPGDRVHTLENLVKVVAGEDAETLERVANVYGTIIEAGVYRAPSIKVAEAAKVIENTQRDLNIALMNELALICDRLGIRTWDVLATAKTKWNFLPFTPGLVGGHCIGVDPYYLTTKAEELGYHPQVILAGRRINDSMGTYLGQRLVKLLVQANLPIKGSRIGILGLTFKENVPDLRNSRVPDIVAELQQFGVEPLVHDPLVDPDEVQRYYNIDLVPWQALSELEGLILAVSHQVYLDMPSAQLLSCLRSGGVLMDVKSVLDPATLPSTIHYWSL from the coding sequence ATGAGCGATCGCAAAGCGTTTAGGCAAACAAATCGCATTGCCGTCATCGGTCTTGGTTATGTTGGTTTACCTGTTGCCTTGGCGTTTGCCAAAAAGTTCCCCGGCACAATTGGCTTTGATAGTAATGTCGAGAAAGTCAAGATCCTCATGCAGGGCATCGATCCTGCGCGTCAAGTCAGCAATGATGACTTAAAAATCTCCAATCTCCGGATCTCCACCGCGATCGCCAACCTCGCCGAAGCAAATTTTTTTGTAGTCGCTGTACCAACACCAATCGATCGCAACCACCGACCAGACTTAACCTGCCTGATCCAAGCTTCTGAAACAATTGGCAAAGTGCTACAACCGGGAGCAGTAATCGTATACGAATCCACCGTGTACCCAGGAGTAACAGAAGATATTTGTGGGCCCGTCTTAGCCAAGGTATCAGGCTTACAGCAGGGTATAGATTTTAAGCTAGGTTACTCACCAGAGCGAATCAATCCTGGCGATCGCGTTCATACCCTAGAAAACCTGGTCAAAGTCGTAGCTGGGGAGGATGCCGAAACCCTGGAACGGGTTGCCAATGTCTACGGCACCATCATTGAAGCAGGCGTTTACCGCGCCCCTTCCATCAAAGTAGCCGAGGCAGCCAAAGTCATCGAGAACACTCAACGAGACTTGAACATTGCCTTGATGAACGAGTTAGCCTTAATTTGCGATCGCCTGGGCATTCGTACCTGGGATGTTTTGGCAACAGCCAAAACCAAATGGAATTTTTTGCCCTTCACACCTGGACTCGTCGGGGGTCATTGCATTGGGGTCGATCCTTATTACCTAACGACTAAAGCAGAAGAGCTGGGGTATCATCCTCAAGTCATCCTAGCCGGTCGCCGTATCAACGACAGCATGGGTACATACCTAGGACAGCGCCTAGTCAAGCTTTTAGTTCAGGCTAATCTGCCTATCAAAGGGTCGCGAATTGGGATTCTAGGGCTAACGTTTAAGGAAAATGTCCCAGACCTTCGCAATAGCCGAGTGCCAGATATTGTGGCAGAGCTGCAACAATTTGGTGTAGAGCCACTCGTACATGACCCCTTGGTCGATCCCGATGAAGTACAGCGCTACTACAACATTGACCTTGTCCCTTGGCAAGCCTTATCCGAGCTGGAGGGACTGATCCTTGCTGTCAGTCATCAAGTCTACCTAGACATGCCCAGCGCTCAACTACTCAGTTGTCTGCGCTCAGGTGGAGTATTAATGGATGTCAAATCGGTTCTTGACCCTGCTACATTACCATCAACTATCCATTACTGGAGTCTTTAG
- a CDS encoding fatty acid desaturase — translation MTSTIPATLPNSDATTDSLHLRDILRSLPREVFTKNRRKAWLTALINVLMVGLGYWGLAIAPWFLLPPLWIFIGTALTGFFVIGHDCGHRSFANRRWINDLVGHLFMLPLIYPFHSWRILHNYHHTHTNKLNEDNAWEPFQPEFYNSLGSLGQWGYRLLRGRFWWVASIVHWGVMHFNWWQFKGNDRQKVKLSAIVVLVFASVAFPLLIAILGIWGFVKFWLLPWLVYHFWMSTFTLVHHTAPDIPFTPAQQWNEAQAQLFGTVHCDYPRWVEFLCHDINVHIPHHISTAIPSYNLRLAHRSIQEKWGDSIRECRFSWSLMKQITDECHLYNPEDSYYQSFKDYHIGR, via the coding sequence ATGACATCGACTATCCCAGCAACGCTCCCCAACTCGGATGCAACCACTGACAGCCTGCACCTAAGAGACATTTTGAGGAGTCTACCGCGTGAGGTTTTTACCAAGAATCGCCGCAAAGCTTGGCTCACAGCGCTGATTAACGTTTTAATGGTTGGCTTAGGCTACTGGGGTTTAGCGATCGCTCCCTGGTTTCTTTTACCTCCTCTCTGGATTTTTATCGGCACAGCGTTGACTGGTTTTTTTGTGATTGGGCATGACTGCGGACACCGATCCTTTGCCAATCGGCGCTGGATAAACGATCTCGTAGGGCATTTATTCATGCTGCCGCTCATTTATCCTTTCCACAGTTGGCGGATTCTGCACAATTATCATCATACCCACACCAATAAGCTCAATGAAGACAACGCTTGGGAACCCTTTCAACCAGAGTTTTATAACAGTTTAGGAAGCTTGGGACAGTGGGGCTATCGCTTACTGCGGGGTCGATTTTGGTGGGTGGCTTCGATTGTCCACTGGGGTGTTATGCATTTTAATTGGTGGCAATTTAAAGGGAATGACCGCCAGAAAGTGAAATTATCAGCGATAGTCGTGCTGGTATTTGCCAGCGTAGCCTTCCCCTTATTAATTGCCATACTCGGCATCTGGGGGTTTGTCAAATTTTGGCTTCTACCCTGGCTGGTGTATCACTTCTGGATGAGTACCTTTACTCTGGTTCACCACACAGCACCAGACATTCCCTTCACCCCTGCCCAGCAGTGGAATGAAGCTCAAGCGCAACTCTTTGGAACTGTCCATTGCGATTACCCGCGCTGGGTAGAATTTCTCTGCCACGACATCAATGTTCACATTCCTCACCATATTTCCACCGCAATTCCCTCCTATAACTTGCGACTAGCTCATCGCAGTATCCAAGAAAAGTGGGGAGACTCAATTCGTGAATGTCGCTTCTCTTGGTCTTTGATGAAGCAGATTACAGATGAATGTCACTTGTACAATCCCGAAGACTCTTACTATCAGTCTTTTAAGGACTACCACATTGGGCGATAG
- the asnB gene encoding asparagine synthase (glutamine-hydrolyzing) — protein MCGITGFWDISRQKSALEMQAIARKMSDALLHRGPDDGGAWVDAAAGIALGHRRLAIVDLSPQGHQPMVSANGRYIIVFNGEIYNFLDLRRELERLGHRFRGGSDTEVMLAAFTEWGLQQAVQQFNGMFAFALWDCQERVLHLCRDRLGEKPLYYGWMGKTLLFGSELKALKAYPHFHCEINRDALALFVRHNYIPTPYSIYQGIYKLAPATVLTWNGGENRSSPIPYWSAKQIAESGVTNSFAGSEAEAAEKLETLLQEAVKLRMMADVPLGAFLSGGIDSSTIVAMMQRVSSQPVKTFTIGFYENSYNEAAYAKAVAQHLGTDHTELYVTAEEALAVIPKLPTLYDEPFSDSSQIPTFLVSQLARQQVSVALSGDGGDELFGGYNRYFLVSKIWQQIGWIPPTMRQVAADALTNLSPDKWNQAFSYVDSRLPAQLQHPNPGDKIHKLAEILAMPNPEAIYRSFLSHWKNPEVLVIGSREPPTVLSDRQQWANLPSFMQRMMYLDTVTYLPDDILVKVDRASMGVALEARVPLLDRHLVEFALRLPLSMKINKSGGKWLLREILCKYVPRNLIERPKMGFGVPIDRWLRGSLRDWAEELLSTERLQREGYFNPQPIRQKWKEHIVGDRNWQYYLWDVLMFQAWLDA, from the coding sequence ATGTGCGGTATTACAGGCTTTTGGGACATATCCAGACAAAAAAGCGCATTGGAAATGCAGGCGATCGCGCGAAAAATGTCCGATGCCCTACTCCATCGCGGCCCAGATGACGGCGGCGCGTGGGTGGATGCCGCAGCCGGAATTGCGCTAGGTCATCGGCGGCTGGCAATTGTAGACCTCTCCCCACAAGGACATCAGCCGATGGTGTCTGCCAATGGGCGCTACATTATAGTATTCAACGGCGAAATTTATAACTTTTTAGACTTGCGGCGAGAACTCGAACGGCTAGGACATCGGTTTCGCGGTGGTTCGGACACAGAAGTGATGCTGGCTGCTTTTACAGAGTGGGGTTTGCAGCAAGCCGTCCAACAGTTTAACGGTATGTTTGCCTTTGCCCTGTGGGATTGCCAAGAAAGAGTTTTGCACTTGTGCCGAGACAGGCTAGGGGAAAAACCCCTATATTACGGCTGGATGGGCAAAACTTTGTTATTCGGTTCCGAATTAAAAGCACTCAAAGCTTATCCCCATTTCCACTGTGAAATCAACCGCGATGCCTTAGCGCTGTTTGTGCGGCACAACTATATCCCCACACCCTATTCCATCTATCAAGGCATCTACAAATTAGCCCCCGCCACAGTCCTAACCTGGAATGGTGGTGAAAATCGCTCTTCTCCAATACCATATTGGTCTGCCAAGCAAATCGCTGAATCAGGTGTCACCAACTCCTTCGCTGGTTCAGAGGCGGAAGCAGCAGAAAAACTAGAGACGTTGTTACAAGAAGCTGTCAAGCTGCGAATGATGGCAGATGTCCCCTTGGGCGCTTTCCTCTCAGGCGGCATCGACTCCTCGACTATCGTAGCCATGATGCAGCGAGTCTCAAGCCAACCCGTGAAAACCTTTACCATCGGTTTTTATGAAAACTCTTACAACGAAGCCGCCTATGCCAAAGCTGTCGCCCAACATTTAGGCACAGACCACACAGAATTATATGTGACAGCAGAAGAAGCACTAGCAGTTATCCCCAAGCTACCAACTTTATACGATGAGCCATTCTCTGACTCATCCCAGATTCCTACCTTCCTCGTCTCTCAACTTGCCAGACAGCAAGTGAGTGTTGCACTTTCCGGCGATGGAGGGGATGAACTCTTTGGTGGCTACAACCGCTACTTCTTGGTTAGCAAGATTTGGCAGCAAATCGGCTGGATACCGCCAACGATGAGGCAGGTTGCAGCAGATGCATTGACTAACTTATCCCCCGATAAGTGGAACCAAGCCTTTTCTTATGTTGATAGTCGACTACCCGCGCAACTACAGCATCCGAACCCAGGCGACAAAATCCACAAGCTAGCTGAAATTTTGGCAATGCCGAACCCTGAAGCCATCTACAGGAGTTTTCTTTCCCACTGGAAAAACCCAGAAGTTTTGGTAATAGGTAGCCGCGAACCACCGACAGTATTGAGCGATCGCCAACAATGGGCGAACCTACCATCATTTATGCAGCGAATGATGTACCTCGATACTGTCACCTATCTTCCGGACGATATTCTTGTCAAGGTAGATAGGGCTAGTATGGGAGTGGCTTTAGAAGCTCGCGTGCCGCTGTTAGATCGCCACCTTGTCGAGTTTGCCCTGCGCCTGCCACTTTCCATGAAAATCAACAAGAGCGGGGGGAAATGGCTGTTACGAGAAATATTGTGTAAATATGTACCTCGTAACTTGATTGAGCGTCCTAAAATGGGTTTTGGCGTTCCGATAGATCGCTGGTTGCGCGGTTCTTTACGAGACTGGGCGGAGGAATTGCTTTCTACAGAGCGATTGCAGCGGGAGGGCTATTTCAATCCTCAACCCATTCGTCAGAAATGGAAGGAGCATATTGTGGGCGATCGCAACTGGCAATACTATCTTTGGGATGTCCTGATGTTCCAAGCTTGGTTAGATGCCTGA
- a CDS encoding aldo/keto reductase — MSLQTITLGRDGPTVTQLGIGTWAWGDKLFWNYGSDYGEAQLREAFEATLNSGITFFDTAEIYGFGESESLLGKFMQETGCPAQIATKYGPAPWRFTGQSVSDALTDSLKRLRVEQVALYQVHWPFTFLMSQETLMNALADEVKRGRIATVGVSNYSAEQMKEAHQLLAARGVPLAVNQVRYSLLTRQIETNGILDTARQLGVTILAYSPLAQGLLTGKYTVEKYQEPTGARRFDSRFSRSGLEKISPVTSLLNQLGEKYQKTPAQVALNWLIAQNDVIAIPGAKTAEQARQNAGALGWELSSEEVAQLEQVSRPWRS; from the coding sequence TTGAGCCTACAAACGATTACTTTAGGACGCGATGGTCCCACAGTCACCCAACTCGGTATCGGCACTTGGGCTTGGGGGGACAAGCTGTTTTGGAATTATGGCAGCGATTACGGGGAAGCCCAACTACGAGAAGCCTTTGAAGCCACGCTAAATTCCGGCATTACCTTTTTTGATACTGCTGAGATTTATGGGTTCGGAGAGTCAGAGTCACTTTTGGGAAAGTTCATGCAAGAAACTGGATGTCCTGCCCAAATTGCTACTAAATACGGCCCTGCCCCTTGGCGATTCACGGGTCAATCTGTCTCAGATGCCTTAACAGACAGTTTAAAACGCTTGCGGGTTGAGCAAGTTGCCCTTTATCAGGTGCATTGGCCTTTTACCTTTTTGATGAGTCAAGAGACGCTGATGAATGCCCTAGCCGATGAGGTGAAGCGAGGCAGAATTGCGACAGTCGGCGTCAGCAATTACTCAGCCGAACAAATGAAAGAAGCGCACCAACTGCTGGCAGCCAGGGGCGTGCCTCTAGCGGTGAACCAAGTACGCTATTCTCTGCTAACGCGACAAATCGAAACCAACGGCATTCTCGACACAGCGCGTCAACTGGGGGTGACAATCCTGGCTTACAGCCCTCTTGCACAAGGGTTACTCACTGGTAAGTACACCGTTGAGAAGTACCAGGAACCGACGGGTGCCCGCCGATTTGACTCTCGCTTCAGCCGCAGTGGTTTGGAGAAAATCTCCCCGGTGACATCTTTGCTGAATCAGTTGGGGGAAAAATATCAAAAAACACCCGCTCAGGTTGCCCTGAATTGGTTAATCGCTCAGAACGATGTGATTGCGATTCCAGGCGCGAAGACAGCCGAACAGGCGCGGCAGAATGCTGGGGCGCTCGGTTGGGAATTGAGCAGCGAGGAAGTTGCCCAATTGGAACAAGTGAGTCGTCCTTGGCGAAGTTAA
- the ggt gene encoding gamma-glutamyltransferase, which translates to MPISLRSKRFSLALVTVLVSVSVSWCDKAPAAFIQPLRSKRGMVVSAHRLASDAGLSMLRKGGNAVDAAVATAFAISVVEPFSAGIGGGGFALVRLEKTGEIKALDFRERAPLKATRDMYLDAAGKVRPNASVNGYLSVAVPGTVAGLYELHRQYGKLPWKETIAPAIRFANEGSTINPTSRFAQVAGNRKDAILNNPAARQIFAPNGTLFAPGEKLVQKDLAKTLQAIALNPQDFYTGDIARAIASDMAKNGGLISLEDLKSYKTTWRAPVCGNFRAARICSMPPPSSGGVHLLQMLNIIGETDLKSKGWHHPDTLHLMVEAMRIAYADRAVHLGDPAFVKVPVNALIDPAYAAKRRQEISLERARASTEVKAANQETLQGFGKSKESQDTSHLTVVDEERNTVSLTFTINYGFGSGVVVPGTGILLNDEMDDFAAAPGVPNVFGLVGGEANAIAPGKIPLSSMTPTIVTENGKLRMAVGAPGGSTIITTVMQVVLNVLEYGRDAGAAVSAPRIHHQWLPDKLNVEPYGLDAATLAELSRRGHKIEERSPWGNANAIVVTPEGLLEGAADPRGEGAPSGY; encoded by the coding sequence ATGCCTATTTCTCTAAGGTCTAAGCGTTTTTCCCTGGCACTGGTGACAGTTCTTGTCTCTGTCTCCGTGTCTTGGTGCGACAAAGCACCCGCAGCATTTATACAGCCTCTGCGAAGCAAACGGGGGATGGTTGTCTCCGCTCACCGACTGGCAAGTGATGCCGGGTTGAGTATGTTACGCAAGGGAGGCAATGCAGTCGATGCAGCCGTGGCAACTGCTTTTGCCATTTCCGTTGTCGAGCCTTTTTCGGCTGGGATCGGCGGCGGGGGTTTTGCGCTGGTGCGCTTGGAGAAAACTGGCGAAATCAAGGCGCTTGACTTTCGCGAACGCGCCCCCCTGAAGGCAACGCGGGATATGTACCTGGATGCAGCGGGGAAAGTGCGTCCCAATGCCAGTGTCAATGGATATTTGTCAGTAGCAGTGCCCGGAACGGTGGCGGGACTGTACGAACTCCATCGCCAGTATGGCAAACTTCCCTGGAAAGAAACGATCGCACCGGCGATTCGTTTTGCCAACGAAGGCTCTACGATCAACCCTACCTCGCGTTTTGCCCAAGTTGCTGGAAACCGCAAGGATGCCATTCTCAATAATCCCGCAGCCCGACAAATTTTTGCGCCGAACGGCACTTTGTTTGCACCGGGAGAGAAACTGGTACAAAAAGATTTAGCCAAAACCTTACAAGCGATCGCCCTCAATCCTCAAGACTTCTATACTGGCGACATTGCCCGCGCGATCGCCAGCGATATGGCAAAAAATGGGGGGTTGATTTCCCTTGAAGATTTAAAATCTTACAAAACGACCTGGCGCGCCCCCGTCTGCGGCAATTTCCGGGCTGCTCGGATTTGCTCGATGCCGCCGCCTTCGTCGGGAGGCGTTCACCTGTTGCAAATGTTAAATATTATCGGGGAAACCGATTTAAAATCCAAAGGATGGCACCACCCGGACACCCTGCATCTGATGGTGGAAGCCATGCGGATCGCTTATGCAGATCGAGCCGTACATTTGGGCGATCCGGCTTTTGTGAAAGTCCCGGTTAACGCTCTGATCGATCCGGCATACGCTGCCAAAAGACGCCAGGAAATTAGTCTAGAACGGGCACGAGCTTCCACTGAGGTAAAGGCAGCGAATCAGGAGACGCTACAAGGCTTTGGCAAGTCCAAGGAATCGCAAGATACGTCTCATTTAACGGTAGTCGATGAGGAGCGCAATACTGTCAGCCTCACGTTTACGATTAACTACGGGTTTGGATCGGGTGTGGTGGTGCCGGGAACGGGAATTCTGCTAAATGACGAGATGGACGATTTTGCCGCTGCGCCGGGAGTCCCCAATGTTTTTGGCTTAGTGGGCGGTGAAGCGAATGCGATCGCTCCCGGCAAAATTCCCCTCTCCAGTATGACCCCAACGATCGTCACCGAAAATGGCAAGCTGCGGATGGCTGTCGGTGCGCCTGGGGGTAGCACGATCATTACTACCGTGATGCAAGTTGTCCTCAACGTCCTGGAATACGGCAGGGATGCTGGTGCCGCCGTTTCCGCCCCCCGTATCCATCATCAATGGCTTCCGGACAAGCTCAACGTGGAACCTTACGGCTTAGACGCCGCCACGCTTGCAGAACTGAGCCGTCGAGGGCACAAAATCGAAGAGCGATCGCCTTGGGGAAATGCGAACGCGATCGTCGTGACCCCTGAAGGCTTATTAGAAGGTGCTGCCGATCCTCGCGGCGAAGGTGCCCCAAGCGGTTATTAG